ATGGACGCCGGCGGGGGAAGCACCGAGCTGCTCGTGGCCAATGAGAGCAATTTGCTCACACAGGCAAGCCATCCGCTCGGCACGGTGCGCTGGCTGGACAAGTTTCCCCCCCAAGATCCGCCCACTGAGGCCGACCGATTGGCGGTTCGCAATTCCATCATTGAATTTCTACAAACTGCCGTTGTGCCGCAATTGCGCGGCATCCCATTGCCTAGTATGCTGGTAGCTTCCGGCGGTTCGCCGAAGTTTCTCACTCGGCTCCTGGAAGGAACACGTGATCTGTCGATCGAACAAATCGAAAAGCGCGAGGTGACCGTCGGGGAAATTCGACAGCTCGCGGATAAGCTCTGGTCGCTGCCGCTGGCGGCGCGCCGGGAACTCCCGGGCATGTCCGCCAATCGGGCCGATGTTCTGCTCATGGGAGCCGCCATTTACGAAGCGGTCATGGAGCAGTTCGGATTTCAAACGCTGCGCCCATCAATGCGCGGCGTGCGATACGGCGCGCTGTTGGATTAATCATAGAGGCCTAGAGTGCGCAGAGGAGAAATGGTAGGGCGGTTTCTCCGAAACCGCTACGGCGCGCTCGGAGAGCACGCCCTGCCTCACGCCCGGAGAGCACGCCCTGCCTCACGGCGTTTACTTATAGCCCTAACCGCTCGTGTTCGATGACGACGTAGCGATCGGTCATGCCGGCGAGGTAATCGCAGATGGCGCGGTGTTGCCCTTCGCTTTCGATGCGGGCGCGGGATTGGCTGCCGATTTGTTCGGGGTGTTCCAGAAAATACGCGAAGAGTTCCTCAAGCAATTTCACGCCGCGTTTGTTGGGCTCGTGCACGACGGGGTTGAAGTACAGATTTTCGTAAAGATACTCGCGCAATTCGAGATTGGTTTCGCGGCGTTGGGCGCTGTATTGGATGAGGGGGTTTTCCTGCAGCCGCACTTCGTCAACGCTCAACACGCCGGCTTTGTGGATGAGCGCGCCGCTGGTTTCCACGACGTCGTGCACTTGGCTGTCGATGAGGCAGCGGATGATGAAGTAACGGCGGCATTCGTCGGCGAGTTCGCCGTGCTCGGCGCGGATGGCGGCATCGGCGTCGCGCCAGAGTTTGACGTTCGTTTTGAGTTCCTCTTCGGAAAGTAAATTTGCGTCGAGGCCGTCGTCGAGGTCGTGGCTGTAATAGGTAATCTCATCGGCGAGGTTGGCGACTTGCGCCTCGAGCGAGCTGGATTTGGCGTCGAAGCCTTCGCGTTTGCTGGGGTGATCGTAGGCGGTGTAATGTTTGATGAGCCCTTCGCGTGTTTCCCACGTGAGATTGAGGCCGTTGATATTGGGATATTTTTGCTCCAACTCCTCGACGATGCGGAGACTTTGGCGGTTGTGCTCGAAGCCGCCGTGATCAGCCATCAAGGCGTTGAGCGCACTCTCGCCTTTATGCCCGAATGGCGAGTGGCCAAGATCGTGCGCGAGCGCGATGGCCTCGGCGAGGTCTTCATTGAGGCCGAGCGCGCGGCTGATGTTTCGCGAGACGGCGGCAACTTCCATCGTGTGCGTGAGCCGCGTGCGCAGGTGATCGCCAGTGCCATTCAAGAAAACCTGCGTTTTATATTCCAACCGCCGAAACGCGCGGGAGTGGATGACGCGATCGCGGTCGCGCTGATAATGCGTGCGCCACTGATGCGGCTCCTCGGCGTGCGCCCGCCCGCGGGAATCAGCGCTGAACTGCGCGAAGGGCGAAAGCGTCTTGCGCTCGTTGTCTTCGAGTTGGGAACGGGAATAGGGCATGGCCCTCAGCTGGAAAGAAATTCATCCGCCGATGAACCGCGCAATTCGAGCAATCGGCAAATCACATCCTCAATAAGATTATTCGGGCACGAGGCGCCGGCGGTGACGCCGATGGTCAACGTGCCGTCCGGCAGCCAGTTGCGGGTTTCGTCCACTTGATTGGTGTGCTGATTCCAATGGCGGATCAAATTGGCATCCGCCATCTCGTCGGCGTTCTTGATAAAAAATGTCGGCAGCACGCCTTCGCCCATCTCGGCGAGGTGCGCGGTATTGGAGGAATTGTAGCCGCCGATGACGAGCAAAAGGTCCATTGGTTTTTGCAGGAGCACGTCCAGCGCGTCCTGTCGTTCCTGCGTGGCACCGCAGATGGTATCGAAAAATCGAAAATGGTCTTCTGCTTTCTCTTCGCCAAACTTGCGTTCGATGGCGGATTTGATGCGGCGCTGCACCTCCTCGGTTTCGTTGCGCATCATCGTGGTTTGGTTGGCGACGCCCACGGCTTTCAAATGTTGATCGGGATCGAAGCCTTCCGAAAATGCGCCCTCAAATTTTTTCAGAAACGCCGCCTTGTCGCCGCCGTTTTCGATGTAATCACAAACGTAATCCGTTTCATCCAACGTGAGCACCACGAGATAATGGCCGTTCTTGGCGGTCGCCTGACTGCTCGTGGCTTTGGTTTCCTCGTGATACGCCTTGCCGTGGATAATGCTCGTGACCTCCTCCTTGGCGTAATTACGCACACGCTTCCAAACACTCATCACATCGCCACAGGTCGTATCCACAAACTGGCAACCTTTCGCCTTGAGCTTCTCCAACGTGGCCACCTCCGTGCCGAACGCCGGAATAATCACCACGTCATCCGCGCCGAGATCATCAATATCCGCCACCTTGTTTGGGCCCGAAAGAAAGCGAATCCCCATATCGCGAATCTGATCGTTCACCTCGGGGTTATGAATAATCTCGCCAAGAATATAAAGCGGCTTGTCCGGGAAAACCTTCAACGCCGCATACGCCAAATCAATGCAACGCTCCACCCCGTAACAAAACCCAAACTCCTTCGCCAACTTAATCGTCATCCGCGCGTCAACGCTCGTCACTTCGCCTGTGGCCCGCAGTCGATCGACCAAGTCACTGCGATAATGCGTCAGCACCTGCGCCTTCACTTGCTCCATGATATCCGGCCGGCGCAGGTTAATGCGCTTGGGCTTCGGTTTGGATACGGGTTGATTGGGGGCTTCAGGGGCCATCGGCGTCAGCTTGGCACAGTGTCTTTGGCAGGGTCGAGATGAATCCCTTAACTCACCAACCAATTCAAAATCGATTTCTGCGTGTGCAGGCGGTTTTCGGCTTGGGTGAAGATGGTGTCGGCGTGGGCTTCGAGGGTGGGGGCGTCGATTTCCTTGCCGCGGTAGGCAGGGAGGCAGTGCATGACGAGGGCCCCTTCGTTGGCGCGGGCGACGAGGGCTTGATTGATTTGGTACCCGGCGAAGTCTTGCTCGCGTTGGGCAGTTTCCTCTTCCATGCCCATGGAGACCCAGACATCGGTGTATAGTAGGTCGGCTCCTTCGGCGGCGGCGTTGCAGTCTTCGGTGACGGTGATATTGCCGCCGGCCTTGGTGATGAGGTCCGGGCAAGGCTGGTGGGCTTTGGGTGCGGCGATGCGCAGCTCGAAGCCGAGTTTATCAGCGGCCCAGATCCAGCTGATGGGCACGTTGCAGGCGCCGTCGCCGATGAAGGTGACGGTCTTGCCGGCGATCGGGCCGCGGGCTTCCTGGTAGGTGAAAATGTCAGTCAAGATTTGGCAGGGATGCTCGGCATCGGTTAGGGCGTTGATGGTGGGGATGCCGGAGTGTTCCGCGAAATCCTCCACATCGCTCTGGGCAAAAGTGCGGATGACGGCGCCGTGCACCATGCGGCCGAGCACGCGGGCGGTGTCTTGGATGGGTTCGCCACGACCAAGTTGCAGGTCGTTGGCGTTGAGAAACATTACGCCGCCGCCGAGCTCGCGGATGCCGGTCTCGAAGGACACGCGGGTGCGCGTGGAGGATTTGGTGAAAATCATCGCCCACGTCTGGCCGGCGAGCGGTTGGTGTTGGCTGTCGCCGCGTTGCGCCTTGATGACAGTGGCATTTCCCAGAATGGTCTCGATGGACGCGGTGTCCATCGCCTCAATGCTTAACAGATGTTTCATGATGCTAGTTCCTTAATGACACCCTCGATGATGGCGAGACCTTCATCGGCGTCGGTTTGCGAAAGGTTCAATGGCGGCAACAGACGAAAGACCCGCGCGCCGGCTGGGATGGTGAGCAGACCAGCGTCGTGGAGTCGCTCGACGATTTGCACGGAAGCGGGCCGTTTGCTATCGGCAAAGGCGGGGATGCCCTCGGCCAATTCGATGCCGATCATCAGGCCGAGCCCGCGCACTTCCTTCAGCACGGTGGGATGCGCCTCGATCAGCGTTTGGATTCTCCCGGCCAAATGGTTCCCCAGCGTCACGGCGTGTTGCGCGAGGCCGTCGCGCTCGATGATCTCCAGCGCCTTGAGTGCATGCGCGCTGACCAGCGGCGTGCCGCCAAAGGTGGTGCCGTGCGTGCCCGGGCCGAGCACATCCTGCAACGGTTCGCTCGCCCAGATCGCGCCCATCGGCAGACCGGCTGCGAGGCTTTTGGCCATCGAGCAGGCGTCCGGCGCGAAGTCCGGATGCGCGCTCATGATGGTTTGCCAGCCGAAAAAATTGCCTGTTCGAAAATGGCCGCATTGCACTTCATCGAGCAACAACAGCAGATTACGTTCATTGCACAACGCGCGCAGGCCGAGCAGATACTCGGGCGTGGCGCAATTGATGCCGCTCTCGCCTTGGATTGGCTCCAGAAGAATCGCGCCAGTCGCCGGCGTGATGGCCGCGCGCATGGCGTCCAGATCGCCATAGGGCACATGCCGGAAGCCTTCCAGGGCTGGCGCAAACCCGTCCTTCACCTTCTGTTGGCCGGTGGCCGCAATGCCCGCGAGTGTGCGCCCGTGAAATGAGCCGAGTGTGGTTAGGATTTCAAACTGACCCTCCTCATGGCCGCGCAGTCGCGCGAGTTTGTAGAGTGCCTCGTTGGCTTCGGCGCCGCTGTTACAGAAAAACACTTTGCCTTTGCCGCCCGCGAGCGTGGTGAGTTTCTTCGCAAGCAATCCCTGCGGCTCGGTGTAGTACAGATTGGAAATATGCGTCAGCTTGCCTGCTTGTTCGGCCAGAGCATCGGCCAGTTCAGGATGGCCGTGGCCGAGGCAGGCGGTGGCAATGCCCGCGCCCAAGTCGAGCAACCGTCGGCCTTCGGCCGTGTGCACGTGGCTGCCTTCGCCGTGAGTGATGGCGATCGGGAAACGCGCATAAGTCGGGATGACGTGGGCGTCAATGCGTTGTTGGATTTTTGAGTCGCTCATTTTAATTTTACCACAGAGACACAGAGAGCGCAGAGAAGTTCATTTTCAAAACCTCTGTGTTCTCTGTGCCTTTGTGGTGAGAAATGGTTTTCATTTTACAATTTCCGTCCCCACGCCTTGGTTGGTAAAAATTTCCAGCAACACCGCGTGATGAATTCTCCCGTCGACGAGGGCGACTTTGTCGACGCCGGCGTTGATGGCAGTGACGGCGCTGTCGACTTTGGGAATCATCCCGCTGGCGATGATGCCGGCTTGTTTCAGTTCATCAACTTCGGCGATGTCGAGGTGCGAAATGAGCGTGGCATCGTCGTCAGGATCGCGCAGCAGCCCGCGCACATCGCTCATGAACACCAGCCGCTTGGCGGCCAGCGCAATGGCGGCTTGGGCGGCGGCGACATCGGCGTTGCAGTTGTAAATTTGTCCGTTCGCATCGCGCGCGGTGGGGGAGATCACCGGCGTGATGCCTTGGGCGATGCATTCCTCCAGCGGCGCAGTGTTCACGGCAGTGACCTCACCGACAAAGCCGTAATCCTGATTATCGGGGGCATGCCGGGTGCAGGTGAAAATATCCGTGCCGGCAAAGCCCTTGGCCACGCCGCCGAGCGAATTGATCATCTCCACGATCTCGGCATTGATTTCCTGCGACAACACCTGATCAACCACCGCCACGGAATCGGCATCCGTGTAGCGCAAACCATTGACGAAGCGCGTCTCCACGCCGGACGCTTCCAGCGCGCGGCTGATGCGTTTACCACCGCCGTGCACCACCACCGGATTGATCTCGACCGCTTCTAGGAACACCACATCCCGCGCAACACCCGTGCGCACGGCTTCGTCCGGACTGTCCATGAAACTGCCCCCGTACTTCACTACGAACGTTGCCCCGGCAAAACGCTGAATGTACGGCAGCGCTTCGAGCAATGTGGCGGCTTTGGAGATGAGTTCCTGCATGTCAGCCTCCGAGCGATGTGGGGTCGCTGATGTCGCCCTTGTTGAATTCCACGTATTCCTCGGTGAGATCGGCGGCGTAGAGCGTGGCCTGGCCTTTTCCGAGATTCAGGTTAATGTGCAGGTCAAACTCCGTCGGCGCGACGGCCGCGCACAAGGTCTCAAAGGTCGTCCGAGTGGGTCTGCCTTTCTTGAGGGAATAGGTTAGCTTCTTGGTTTCGGGCGCGCTGTAGGCGATGTCGACTTTTTCCTCCACCACCTTCGCAGACGAATAGCCAAGGGTATCGATGATCCGGCCCCAGTTTGGGTCGCCGCCGTTCCAGCTGGTTTTCACCAACGCACTGTTGCCCACTGCACGCGCGGCAGCATCGGCTTCCTTCTGCGTCTTGGCGCCGCGCACCCGCACGGTGACCAGTCGCGTGACGCCTTCGCCATCGCGTACCATCATTTTGGAAAGCTCGAGGCAGACGTGATTCAGGGCAGCCTGAAATGTTTTCAAGTCGCGCGCGCTGAGTTTTTTGTTTCCAGCCAAACCGTTGGCGAGCAGGAGCACAGTGTCGTTGGTGCTCATGTCGCCATCCACGGTGATGCAATTAAAACTGCTGGCCACGGCCTCGCGCAGGCACTTGCGCAATGCGCCGGCGGGAATTTTTGCGTCGGTTGTGAGGTAGGCGAGCATGGTGGCATGCAGAGGCATGCTCGCGGGCCGCACGCCGGTGGGACTCATGCCGGGCTGAATCATGCCCGCGCCCTTGGCAATGCCGCCGAGCCGCACGGTTTGGCCGCCGAGCTGAAATTCCACGGCGATCTCTTTCGGCCGCGTGTCGCTGGTCATGATGGCCTCAGCGGCGTGGTGCGCCGCGGTGGGGGAATCATCGAGTTCCTTGACGATCTGCCGGATGCCGGCGCGGATGTTCGGCATGGGCAGCTCCAGACCAATCCGGCCTGTGCTGCCGACGAGTACATCCTCCGGTTGGAGCAACAATTCCTCGGCCAAGAGCGCAGTCATTTCCTGCGCATCCTTCAATCCGCGCGGGCCGGTGCAGGCATTGGCGTTGCCGGAATTGATGACGACCGCCTGCGCCTTTCCGTCGGCGATGTGGTCCACGCACACCTTCACCGGTGCGGCGCAGATTTGATTGGTCGTAAACATCCCCGCCGCCGTGGCCGGTACCTCGGAGACAATCACGGCCAGATCGCGTTTTTGCCCTTTGTTGCTGCCTTTGCCGGTGCCGAGCCGTTTAACATCACAAAACAACCCAGCCGTCAGGAAACCTTGCGGGGCGATAATGGAACCATCAATGGAATGAAAAGATTTCATCTCTTTGGGAGGGGGAGCATTGGGAAAAGAATAGGAGAACCCAACGCAACCTTAACGGCGGCGTCGACGCGAAGACTTGGATTGAGTCTGCAGGTTCATTCGGCGGGAAATATAGGCGGGAAGGCGGGGGGTGTCAATTTGGAATTTGGAATTTTCAACGATCATTGGGACTGGGTCAAAACCACCATCCCGACTACGCCGCCCACTGCGATCACTCCGCCAATCAATGCGCGCCAGCTTGGCTTTTCTTCTTTCATTAAAATAGCAAACGGGATGACGACGAGCGGGGTGATGGCGACGATGGGGAGGACGACGCCGGTGGGGTTGTTGAGCAGGGCCCATTGGTAGCAGGTGACGCCGAAGGCGGGGCCGGCCAGGGCGTTGAGGATGAGCCAGCGGCGGCCGGCGCGCCAGTCGCTGGCGGGGTTGGTGAGGGCGCGGGCGCTGGGGGAATCGGGGTGACTCTTTATATAAGTGCGCAGCGCCCACAGGCAAAGGCCGGTGAAAACCATGCCGCCTAGCTGGCGCTGGACGGCGACGGTGAGGCCGGCGTGGAAGGCGTCGCTGCCGGTGAGGGTGTTGAATTCGGTGAAGGACTCGGTGATGACGCGCACGAGGACACCCGCGCCGAAGCCTTGGCCGAAGGCGGCGACGAGTCCCCAACCGATGCCCTCCCAAAGAGTGCGACGGTCGAGGTGGAGGTTTTCGCGCGGTGCGAGCGCGATGGCCACGCCAGAGAGGATGACGACGGCGCAGATGATTTGCGGGAGCGAAGGCAGCGTATCGAGCCACGCGAACTCAATGCCCACCGCCAGCGGTACGGAGACGCAATGGACGATGAGCACCGTAAGCCGCGAGCCGATGCGTTGGAGGGCCTGGAAGAGCGCGATGTCGCCAAGGCCAAAGCCGACGGCGCCGCTTAAAAAGAGCAGCCAGAAAATGTCTGGCTGAAAATGTTTCGCGCCAATTGCAAAAAAGAGAAACGCGATGGCGGAGAGCACGATGGGAGCGAAGATCAGCCGCGTGAAGTTGGCTTCGGTGCCGCCGATGTGCTCGGTAGTTTTCCGCGCCGAAACGGCGGAGGCGGAAAACAAAACCGTGCACAATAAAGCCGCTAACATCGCGCGAAGGGGTACGCGGTTGCGGGCAGTTTGTCACGGGTTTAACATTGAGTTGCAGGATTGGGGCCAGGGTTTTGGGTTGCGAATGGTGGACAAGTGGTTAGAATTTTGCCGATGAAAGTTTTTTGGATTTTTTTGGCGTTGATGATGAACTTGAATGTTAATTGCGTGCAGGGGGGGGATAAAGATGGGGCGGCGCTGAAATTTGTGGAGGCGGCGGCGAAGGCGTTTCGCGAAGGGAAAACGGACGAGGCGCTAAAGCTGGCGGCGAAGGCGGTGGAGGTGGAGCCGAAGAATGCGAATTTGCACTATTTCAAAGGGCAGCTCCACAGTAAACTGGGTCAGCACGCTAAAGCCGCGGCGGAATACACGAAGGTGCTGGCGTTGAAGCCGGAAAATGATCGCGTCGCCGACACGCATCAGGAACGCGGCGAGGCGTATTTTAAGCTGGGAAAAATCAAGGAATCGATTGCGGATTTCGACGTGTTTATTAAAGCGTATCCGCGACAAGACCCGCATCATTGGCAGCGCGGCATTTCGTATTATTATGCGAACGAATTCAAGAAAGGCTACGAGCAATTCGAGCGGCACCAAACGGTGAACCGCAATGACGTGGAAAATGCGGTGTGGCATTTTTTGTGTTTGGCACGGGCGAAGGGAATTAAAGAAGCGAAGAAAAAACTCATCCCCATTGTGGGCGATGGCCGCGTGCCGATGATGGAAGTGCTGGCGCTCTTTGGCGGCAAGAGCACGCCGAAAAAAGTTTTGGCCAAGGCGCGCGCGGGCGGGGTGAAGGGTGCGCGATTGGAACGGCAATTATTTTATGCGCATCTTTATCTTGGGCTTTGGTACGAGGCGACGGGGGAAAAGAAACTGCGCGACCAATACATTGGCCTCTCCGCGGCGGTGGCGGATAATCATGGCTATATGGGTGACGTGGCGCGAGTGCACGCGGAGTTGAATAAAATTCCAATCCCAAAAACCAAAGTCGAAAAATAACTGAAAGTATTCACCATTGTGATCATTTATATTCACCATTGTGAATAGCTTGACCTTGGCGGGGTGGGGTTAACGCCTTAGATTCGCACCGGTGAGGGGAGGTTATTCCAAAATAATTTGTGCGATCGTGCTGTGCTTTGCGGTAGGCGTGGCGGCACAGCAATTTCAGGCGCAGCAAAATGGCCAGCGCGATCAGAAGCCGGTGGCTTTTCCCAAGGTGGAACAGGAGGAGTTTTTCCTGCAAGCCATCGACGCCTTGCAAGCGGGCAATACCAACGCGGTGCTCGAGTTGGTGGACCGCGCGGTAGGCGTGGATGTCACCAATCGTTTTGCTTACATCAAGCGTGCGCAATTGCTGGATATCTTCAGCCTCGATGAACGCGCGGTGAAGGATTATACCATCGCCATTTCGTACGACCCTACTTTTGCCGACGTGTATCAACTGCGCGGTTGCAACCACTTCAAGGCCGGGCGATTGGAGGATGCGGTGGCGGATTGGAATCTGTTTATTAGCCTTAAACCTGAAAAGGAGGCGTTGCACTGGCAGATCTGCGTGGCCTACGCGTTGCAAGGGCAGTTTAGTGAAGGGCGTAGTCAATTCGAGTGGCACTGGACGGCGAACACCCAAGACGTCGAAGTGGCGTTGTGGCACTTTATGTGCACAGCGCGTTTGGATGGATTAGAAAAAGCGCGTGGCGCGATGATGGAAGTGAATCTGAGCGAGGACAAACGCGTGCCGATGGAGGCGCTTTATAATTTTTATGCGGGCAAACTCACCGAGGCTGATGTGTGGCTGGCGGTGGAGCAGGGCGCGCCCGATGCAACGGAGCGCTCCAAGCGCGAATTTTTTGCAAATTATTACATTGGCGTCCATCGACAGGCCGAAGGCAAACTGGTGGAGGCGCGTGAGTCTGTGGAAAAAGCGCTTGGCATCGCCTATCGCAATGAAGGCTTCATCGGCAACAGCCCCGGTGGCCAAATCCGCGCGGGCGATATGGCGCGCGTGCATCTGGGCATTCTCGACACGCAAATCAAAAACGCCAAAGCCTTGGCGGCGGCGCAATCGCCCGAGGCCCTCGCGGCGCGGCGGCGGATGATGTTATTGAGTGTCGGAGGGTTGGTGGGGCTCGTTGGGTTTGGTGTTTTTCTACAACGCCGTCGCCCAAAGATTGTCGCTGTGCCTGAGCTGGACGACGCCGAATTGGCTGAGAAAAGCTCGACTTAATCGGCCGACTGGTTTTCATCCTTCGCGTTCACGCGATCATCGATCATATGAGCTTACCCACAGACATTCGCGCCATAGGCGCGGCACTTTATTTTCTACCTGTCCACACCCGCATGCCGCTGAAGTTTGGCGGGGAGACGGTGACGTACGTCACGTGCGCCCGCGCGCGGGTGACGGTTCGCGATGCCGCCGGTCGCACCGCGGACGGCTGGGGCGAAACACCGCTGAGCGTCACGTGGGTTTGGCCGAGCACGTTGGGTTACAAGGAGCGGCACGAGGCGATGAAAGCCTTTTGTGAAACACTGGCCGGCGCGTGGGCGGACTTTTCCGCGAGCGGGCATCCGATGGAAGTGGGGCAGGATTTTATTGAAGGCGTTTTGCCGGGGCTGCTCGAGCAGCACAACGAAGGAGCAACGGAGCCGATGCCGTGGCTCGGGGCGCTCGTGTGCAATTCACTTTTTGATATCGCGCTGCACGACGCGTTTGGAAATTTGCACGGGCGGGATGTTTACAAAACGTACAATGCCGAGTGGATGAATCGTTCGCTGGAGGAATTTTTGGAGCCGGCGGCAGAGTCAGTTTCCTTCGCAGGAAAATATCCGGAAGATTTTTTTGTGGCCGAACCGTCCACGCAATTACCCGCGTGGCATCTCGTCGGCGGGGTGGACCCGCTCGATGAAAGCGAGTTGACCGGCAACGAACCGGATGACGAGCATCCGGTGTTGCTCGCCGATTGGATAAAAACCGACGGCCTCAAGTGCCTCAAAATAAAACTGCGCGGCACCGATGCAGCGTGGGATTACGCGCGCATTGTCAAAGTGGGCGAGATCGCAGTAGCCGGCGGCGTGGAATGGTTGACCACCGATTTCAATTGCACCGTCACCGAGCCGGAATATGTGAACACGATTTTGGATGACCTGCGCGCTGAGCACCCGAAATTGTTTGAGATGCTTTTGTATGTCGAGCAACCGTTCCCGTACGACCTCGAGCAACACGCCATCGACACCCACAGTTGCAGCAAGCGTAAGCCCCTGTTCCTAGATGAAAGCGCGCACGATTGGCAACACGTGCGGCTGGGACGCAAACTGGGCTGGACCGGCGTGGCGCTCAAAACCTGCAAAACCCAAACCGGCGCACTGCTATCAGCGTGCTGGGCGAAAGCACACGGAATGGGGCTGATGGTACAGGATTTGACCAACCCAATGCTCGCGCAAGTGCCGCATTGCCGACTGTCCGCACAGATGGGCACAATTATGGGCGTGGAAACGAATGCGATGCAGTTTTATCCTGCGGCTTCCACCGTCGAGGCCGCGGTGCATCCGGGGCTGTATCAGCGGCGCGGGGGCAAGGTGGATTTGTCCACGTTAGGGGGGAGTGGTTTCGGCTATGGCGAGGCGATTGGCGTGCGCGAATTGCCAGAGGCCGCGGCGGTGTGCGGCGAATGTGAATAACCTTTCAATATTTTTCCGGTGTGTTATGGGCAGGAAACCGCTTTGATGCGCCGGTCTGCTGTCGAATTCGTTGAAAGGAATTGATGGGATTCACCGTTCGTTACGTCGAATTTTCCAGCTGTCCCGCGTTGATACGTACACGCGGGATTGCGAGTTTTTTTTGATAAAAACGGTTGCCGAAAAAACAAACTGGAACGACCTTATACTATGGAGACCCTTGCACCTTGCCAAACCTCCCCCCGCGGATTGGGCTGGCACGCGCGTGCATTGCTTTTCCTCGCCGTTATTTTCCTTGCCGCGCCCGATTCCGTCTCCGCTCAAAACGGGAGCGATCCGAATCTTAACATATTCCTTAAAGCCAGAGATTATTACGACAAAGGAAACTTCCCGCTGGCGGTTCGGGAGCACCGGAGATTTCTCAAAGCCGCACCAAAACATCCGCGGGTTCCCGATTCCAAATGGGGATTGGGGCTTGCGTACATTCAGTTAAAGCAATGGGCATCAGCCGCTGCGCTCATGGGCGAGTTGGCGGTGAGCAAAACTTCAACGGACCAAGCCGGCGCATACTATTATTGGGGCCAAAGTTTGCTGATGTTGCGCAAGCCAGCCAACGCCGAAGCGGCTTTCCTCGCGGGCCTTAAGCTGAAACCAACGGCGCGCCTGGATGGCTTTCAGATGGGGTTGTT
The genomic region above belongs to Limisphaerales bacterium and contains:
- the argF gene encoding ornithine carbamoyltransferase: MKHLLSIEAMDTASIETILGNATVIKAQRGDSQHQPLAGQTWAMIFTKSSTRTRVSFETGIRELGGGVMFLNANDLQLGRGEPIQDTARVLGRMVHGAVIRTFAQSDVEDFAEHSGIPTINALTDAEHPCQILTDIFTYQEARGPIAGKTVTFIGDGACNVPISWIWAADKLGFELRIAAPKAHQPCPDLITKAGGNITVTEDCNAAAEGADLLYTDVWVSMGMEEETAQREQDFAGYQINQALVARANEGALVMHCLPAYRGKEIDAPTLEAHADTIFTQAENRLHTQKSILNWLVS
- a CDS encoding deoxyguanosinetriphosphate triphosphohydrolase translates to MPYSRSQLEDNERKTLSPFAQFSADSRGRAHAEEPHQWRTHYQRDRDRVIHSRAFRRLEYKTQVFLNGTGDHLRTRLTHTMEVAAVSRNISRALGLNEDLAEAIALAHDLGHSPFGHKGESALNALMADHGGFEHNRQSLRIVEELEQKYPNINGLNLTWETREGLIKHYTAYDHPSKREGFDAKSSSLEAQVANLADEITYYSHDLDDGLDANLLSEEELKTNVKLWRDADAAIRAEHGELADECRRYFIIRCLIDSQVHDVVETSGALIHKAGVLSVDEVRLQENPLIQYSAQRRETNLELREYLYENLYFNPVVHEPNKRGVKLLEELFAYFLEHPEQIGSQSRARIESEGQHRAICDYLAGMTDRYVVIEHERLGL
- a CDS encoding acetylornithine transaminase — encoded protein: MSDSKIQQRIDAHVIPTYARFPIAITHGEGSHVHTAEGRRLLDLGAGIATACLGHGHPELADALAEQAGKLTHISNLYYTEPQGLLAKKLTTLAGGKGKVFFCNSGAEANEALYKLARLRGHEEGQFEILTTLGSFHGRTLAGIAATGQQKVKDGFAPALEGFRHVPYGDLDAMRAAITPATGAILLEPIQGESGINCATPEYLLGLRALCNERNLLLLLDEVQCGHFRTGNFFGWQTIMSAHPDFAPDACSMAKSLAAGLPMGAIWASEPLQDVLGPGTHGTTFGGTPLVSAHALKALEIIERDGLAQHAVTLGNHLAGRIQTLIEAHPTVLKEVRGLGLMIGIELAEGIPAFADSKRPASVQIVERLHDAGLLTIPAGARVFRLLPPLNLSQTDADEGLAIIEGVIKELAS
- the argB gene encoding acetylglutamate kinase, with the translated sequence MQELISKAATLLEALPYIQRFAGATFVVKYGGSFMDSPDEAVRTGVARDVVFLEAVEINPVVVHGGGKRISRALEASGVETRFVNGLRYTDADSVAVVDQVLSQEINAEIVEMINSLGGVAKGFAGTDIFTCTRHAPDNQDYGFVGEVTAVNTAPLEECIAQGITPVISPTARDANGQIYNCNADVAAAQAAIALAAKRLVFMSDVRGLLRDPDDDATLISHLDIAEVDELKQAGIIASGMIPKVDSAVTAINAGVDKVALVDGRIHHAVLLEIFTNQGVGTEIVK
- a CDS encoding 4-hydroxy-3-methylbut-2-enyl diphosphate reductase gives rise to the protein MAPEAPNQPVSKPKPKRINLRRPDIMEQVKAQVLTHYRSDLVDRLRATGEVTSVDARMTIKLAKEFGFCYGVERCIDLAYAALKVFPDKPLYILGEIIHNPEVNDQIRDMGIRFLSGPNKVADIDDLGADDVVIIPAFGTEVATLEKLKAKGCQFVDTTCGDVMSVWKRVRNYAKEEVTSIIHGKAYHEETKATSSQATAKNGHYLVVLTLDETDYVCDYIENGGDKAAFLKKFEGAFSEGFDPDQHLKAVGVANQTTMMRNETEEVQRRIKSAIERKFGEEKAEDHFRFFDTICGATQERQDALDVLLQKPMDLLLVIGGYNSSNTAHLAEMGEGVLPTFFIKNADEMADANLIRHWNQHTNQVDETRNWLPDGTLTIGVTAGASCPNNLIEDVICRLLELRGSSADEFLSS
- a CDS encoding DMT family transporter, with protein sequence MLAALLCTVLFSASAVSARKTTEHIGGTEANFTRLIFAPIVLSAIAFLFFAIGAKHFQPDIFWLLFLSGAVGFGLGDIALFQALQRIGSRLTVLIVHCVSVPLAVGIEFAWLDTLPSLPQIICAVVILSGVAIALAPRENLHLDRRTLWEGIGWGLVAAFGQGFGAGVLVRVITESFTEFNTLTGSDAFHAGLTVAVQRQLGGMVFTGLCLWALRTYIKSHPDSPSARALTNPASDWRAGRRWLILNALAGPAFGVTCYQWALLNNPTGVVLPIVAITPLVVIPFAILMKEEKPSWRALIGGVIAVGGVVGMVVLTQSQ
- the argJ gene encoding bifunctional glutamate N-acetyltransferase/amino-acid acetyltransferase ArgJ; the protein is MKSFHSIDGSIIAPQGFLTAGLFCDVKRLGTGKGSNKGQKRDLAVIVSEVPATAAGMFTTNQICAAPVKVCVDHIADGKAQAVVINSGNANACTGPRGLKDAQEMTALLAEELLLQPEDVLVGSTGRIGLELPMPNIRAGIRQIVKELDDSPTAAHHAAEAIMTSDTRPKEIAVEFQLGGQTVRLGGIAKGAGMIQPGMSPTGVRPASMPLHATMLAYLTTDAKIPAGALRKCLREAVASSFNCITVDGDMSTNDTVLLLANGLAGNKKLSARDLKTFQAALNHVCLELSKMMVRDGEGVTRLVTVRVRGAKTQKEADAAARAVGNSALVKTSWNGGDPNWGRIIDTLGYSSAKVVEEKVDIAYSAPETKKLTYSLKKGRPTRTTFETLCAAVAPTEFDLHINLNLGKGQATLYAADLTEEYVEFNKGDISDPTSLGG